The following proteins are co-located in the Tolypothrix sp. NIES-4075 genome:
- a CDS encoding DsbA family protein, which translates to MSFDRDRSSLFVPPSTQDHIKGMLNATVVLVMYGDYQCQESADVYRLIKVIGRQLSVSLGENYLCFIFRHFPQIEIHSHAQRAAEAAEAAAVQGQFWPMHEMLFTHQQKLENGYLVEYANNLGLDISQFLQDISKKVYIDAVNKDIESGLHSGVTAAPALFINGIWYSVGVARRRHRWNIEQLMAAIITASH; encoded by the coding sequence GTGAGTTTTGACCGCGATCGCAGTTCGTTATTCGTCCCACCTTCAACACAAGATCACATAAAAGGTATGCTGAATGCCACAGTAGTGCTGGTGATGTATGGGGACTATCAATGTCAAGAGAGTGCGGACGTTTACAGACTGATTAAAGTCATTGGGCGACAGCTTAGTGTTTCTTTAGGGGAGAATTATTTGTGCTTCATTTTCCGTCATTTTCCACAGATAGAGATTCATTCTCATGCTCAACGTGCGGCTGAAGCGGCTGAAGCCGCTGCTGTCCAAGGTCAATTTTGGCCAATGCATGAAATGCTGTTTACCCATCAACAAAAGTTGGAAAACGGCTATCTGGTGGAGTATGCCAATAATCTAGGACTTGATATTTCCCAATTTCTGCAAGATATATCCAAAAAAGTTTACATTGATGCGGTCAATAAAGATATTGAAAGTGGGTTACACAGTGGAGTAACGGCTGCCCCAGCACTATTTATTAATGGAATTTGGTATAGCGTAGGCGTAGCCCGCCGCAGGCATCGCTGGAACATTGAGCAGTTGATGGCAGCTATTATCACTGCAAGTCATTAA